The genome window AAGAACTTTCAAGAACTAACACACAATTCATTACCTAAGATTATCAAACACACAGAAACTGAAGGCAAAATTAAAAGGGTAGCCAAGATCTGTCACAAAAACAAGTCTTGACACTAAAGTACACCAAAATCAATCATATAAATCTctctaaaaagaaaaagagatcataataataatagatagtTTACAATTATAGTGCAAAAGTAGCAGATAAAAAGAGGAATGGACTCACTGGGCAAGCTTCAATCAAGAATGACAGAGATTCTGTAAAATATCTATATAAAgttactaaaatattaaataggatATTTAAGAAGATTTAAGAAAAAGGGTAGATACATAGCATAGGATGCTAAAGTAGGAAAAGATGAGACAATGCAGATAATGGATTAATGATGATGTTCTCAATTTATTGTCCTGTATATCCAAAGAGCAGTGAATTTCGGATTTTAAATAATCgggatttataaataaattgatagctgaatttttaaaattaggcGACatccaaaatcatattttaattttttatttaaaataaataattataaaacaaatttttaattattatttaaatattagtcAGGATTGTAGTTTAAACCGAGTCGACCCGAGCCGAAGCTTATGCTCAAGGACAAGATAGAGAGGAGGCAATTGCATGATGGAACCCACCTGCCACCCATCACTACAAATCTACAAATCAGCTTGTTAGTTCGGTCCATGTTCTCTTTTCAATTTGTTTTGGCCTTTTTCCATGTTTTTAGTTGttacactttttcttgtttACATAAAGTAAGGTTGCTGGACTACTCTCCCTTCAATTTTAAGGATTGATATCTGGAACTGAATTATATGCAAAATTTCTTTTCTGgacatcttaaaattttagaaaaacgCAGACAATATAAATTCAGACACGCGGAAGACTCGAATTCGTGGAGGGACTAAATTTGTCGTAAGGAGTCTCTGAGAGAGAGAACTTATATTTCAGTCCCCTTATGAAATTAGCTACAATAAAATAAAGCAAGCTCAGACTGCAATTTAAAACAGACAATTTTGTTTTTCTCTGGTGGGGCTTCAAAATTAGTTAAACATTTGACTATTGTCCTCAGACCTCTACACTGTACAAATACTTTAGAAATCTCCAAAACAACAAAAGGAGaaactgatatatttttatatgactaGCAAGATTAGAAGAATTGCACATGCATAAGCATGAAACAGATCAGTTGTTCTTCACATACAAGAATAACAAGAACTTACATTCAGCAGTTCAGTACCCCTGTATAATAGGTGCAAAATTTGGTTACTTTTTGCAACAAGGAGAAGATTCTTCAAGCCTGATACTGAAATGGGTTATGCTTCGAACAAGGCCACGCGGGTTCATCCGAGCTGGGAGTTCAGGGTTCTATTGACAGGTCATTGCCCTTGGGTAAAATTATAGACTCAATAGAAATTTGCATacaatgttttatattttatgtagTAAAGAAAAGAAACGAAGTTGTATGCCCAGTGACGTTTCAATGACTTCGCGATCCTTCTCTGTGGCAAGATCATTTTTCCTCTTGTGCGGGCTTCATGAGGCTTCCTTCTTGAATTTCAGAAGCAGAGTTTGCGTTTAAACTTTCAAGTCCACCTTTTTATGAATTTCCACATAAGCAAAGAAATTCCAAGTGATCTTCCATTTTATAACCTATCAGATATTCTTCATATGCATACATACGGTACAGTATTTTTGAAGCTTCAAGTTTTGGTCATAGGGTCATAATCGAAAGCATCGCCAGCCTTAATAAACCGCCCCTTCACACGCTTTCTTACATCTGCCCTTGCCTTGCGTGTTTCATACCTTACTCTCTTATCAAATCTATttgcaataaaatataaaacagagTTCAATAGATGATAAAGCAAAGGCAAATAATTCAGAAGTAGCTAGATACCATCAAGCAAAGGCACATAGATAATAGTTCAACTTCAGAACTAGATGCCAGTGAAGAGAACTAAACTTTATTTTACATGCGTATGCGACAGGCACAAACACAAAGAAGCAACACAGTTGTGATTGGTCCTGATTAGTATTTTAAACTACAAAGTGAGAGTAATCTTACTTGCGCGTTTTCTTCTTTTCCTTGTAACGCTGTACAGCACTATTCCTCGTATCAGAGGTTAAGGAACTTTCAGAACCCTGGGAGCACCATGGTGGTGGCTCTCCCATGAGAAGCATTGCAGAGGCATCAGCAATTTGATCATCACTAGCATTAATGTTCTCTCCAGCGACACCAGAAAAAGAGATATTGGAGAGTTGCCTTCCAAAGCAACCACTTGGGTTGGTTTTGCAGCTCATCATGAAATCAGCACATGATGCATTGCTGCCTGTAGGCTTCATTACATTTTCCAGACCAATCAATGAGCCCTAGAAAATTCAATTGTGAGGATAGCTGGCAGAACATGTAATATGAAATAAAGAATAAATGATATATGGAATTTCAAAATCTAAATATACTTCACCAACAAAATTGCTGTTATGCAAATAATTAGGAACAGGCTATGTAACACAGACTCTTCGGTTTCAGCCTAAGTTACGGCAGTGCCTGGGTCGAACACAACTTATTACATGTTGGATCCTCTGACAGGAGGGGACACTTTCATCAGCTAAAATTCTacatgtaaaattattttatgatgcaaaaaagaaaaggagaaagaagaagaagaaacctCACTGGATTCAGAGGTCTACACCTAACATGGAAGATGACGATAGAGATTGAGGAACAATCTATGTTATGCACACTCCAGGTAATTATATTCACttgattataaattattcttttGACTCGTAATggcatcaaatatttttaagatatgaactgcaagaaaatttatataaacgAACCTCGGCAACATAAGCGCTCGGGGAGATGGTATTGGCACCGGTCATTCCTTTCATCTCAAACAAGCCATCAATCCCGCTGTTATCAAAAAATTGCTGCGGATCATTGTTACCCACACCAAATAGTTCTTCACATCTCTCAATATTCGAATCAAGTTCATCCATATTAAAGTCCTCATGGAAGTCATCTTCATATAGTTCAAGCTCGTCCGCTCCACTCTGTATGTACATTTAGGCAATGAGTTACTGAAACCATCACGCATACATATATGAGTGACAGGTTACGATCAAATATAcagacaaaaaattattataatccagtgacttaaaaaatagaaaacaagGCTCTAATAGTGTGATGAAGCATCATCAGTCGAGCATGTCTAAACACATACcatttgtctttatatttagtGTCACTAGATATTCAGGATCTGGCACTCTGTGAAGTCATGTAATTAGGTAACATACTAATTACTGAATTTGGGTAGGGAAAAACATCAATCTTGGTCATTAGGAGAGATTCTGACACAATCTTATTGTCCAGAAGAACTATAGGGAAAAACTCAGATAACCACCGGAGAAAGGCTTTAAGCATATATGTTCTAATAGGTCTAGAATATGGTATGTACATTATATTTTACATCCGAGATAAGCCCATAGCTACTGCCTTCTTTCCTTGTACCTACATAGAGTTATCAGTTGTAGTGCTTCTTCAATGGGGAAATATATGATTCAACAAGTAGCAGACATCATATATGGAACCTAAAGCTTGTTTTTTATTGTGATCTTAGGGGCCAAATAACCTGGGGCCAACTTCACCATTTCTGTTTGCAGACGGTATGACTTAAAAGATTTCGAGGCAGTATACAGTTCCGTCAGTTTCAAATCTTTACTATTGTATCGCTTTAGAGAAATTTCCACAGAATATAAAACCACACGACTTTAAAGCCCAGGCAACCTTATTCCCCtgatataaaaattttgtaATTCAAGAATATTTCACCAACTAAATCATGATTCATGAAAGAACAAATAAAGTGAAAGGCGAGGATTCTGTTCTCCTATTCTTCTACCTTCTCCTTATAAGGAACGGGCATCTTCTTTTGGGGTTTAACTCTGTTCATTTCACATTATAGAACTACAGATAGTAGGAGACATACAAATATACATTGTGAAACAAGATGGATATTTGTGCTTCATATGTGCACAAATTCTACATCCAACAGAATAGTAAGCAATCCTTATATCCAACATTCCAAATCCTTAGATATCCTATTTTCCTTGAAATATAATTATTCCAAGCTCATTTGTTTACCTTTGATGATGTCGGTTTTGTGAATACGCTCTGCTGATGTACAAATTTTTCGTCAAGTTGAGGCGTTGAGGGTGACTTCCAATCTTTTGAGCTATTTACATTCTGGAGATCAGTCACACTGATAGATAAACCTTTATCTTTATTGCTTCTTGCAGGGGCGTTAGCATTGGTGAGGCTGTCATCAGCGATGCTCATTGAACTCAATCCTTGCTCACAAGTagatgcaagagctgaaggaaGATCCAAGAGAAATGACCAGATATTTGAAAGTTCATTAGCCGAAGGGCAGCCTGAGTAGCATTTAACTGCTTCCCTCTTATGTCCAGAAGCATTAACATGGGCAACCCAATCGCAATTTTGACAAAGCGATGAGCTTTCCTCTACACATCTAACAAATGCAGGTTGCAAGTTGCACCTTTCACATATAAGTGTCCTTGGATGTCGTCGTGAAAGCGGATTGGCTGAATGAACAGTACGGTCACATGATAAGCATAGGCAGGCTGCATCAGATTGACAGTACACCATTGATCTTTCTTCCCCGCAAAAATCACACATATAACCCATGTTTCACCCAACTTAACACACTTCTGGATCAAAATTGTAAATAGTAACTCAACTTgcaaaaatattaactttgaagCCAATTGACATGCATCCACCAGTAGTAATTACCGCCTAAACCCCGCAAACTGCCACGATAAATCTCAACTGAAAAATCCCTGCAACCGAAAAACACAGAGCAAAAGATATATTACTTGAAATTTCAAGAACTTTCAGCATAGACAATGAGATAACCTTTACTAACTCAGTATATATTCTACAGCACACAGAAATTAAGAAAAAGGGTTGCTCAAAATTTCAGGTCAAATGTCAGAGATCTTAAAAGAAAGATACTTCTGATCAAAATGATTGTTTAAACATTAAAGATGAAATGCTAAAAGATACTAAAGCAAAATAAAAGTGGCcctcaaaacaaacaaaaaaacaagcATCTACACAAATGAATTCAAAAAGTGCAAAGAATCAGAACACTGTCAACATGCTCAGTGTTCAAAATTCCTAGGAATCACAGACAAGAATAAAGAATATATTTCTGTGAAAAAACAAGAGATAAAGTAGAAGAATTTTTCCACTTTATTTCCTTATCTCTATGTATGCATAGTGATTTCCAAGAGGTAGAAATTACAAAACTTAAACTTTTCTCACAAAATAAtgacaaacaaaataaaaatcatcCACAACACCAAAAAGAAGCATATAGCAGGCAAGTACACCAGAAACAAGAGACTTTGTATTACATAGAAAAGCTCATCTATATAAACACTTTAATTAGATATGAGCCTGTATAAACATTAAAGGTGTAATCTTTATGCAGTTTTATAGAAAACAACTTTTGGGTCTCATAAACAGATCATCAAACACCAAGAAAACAAGAATCTCAACCCAGAAAGAAAATTCagtaatatcaaaatataaacacaaaaacaaaGAAGCCAGAGCTTACCTAATTGAACTTCACAGATTGATTTGCATCTGTTCTCTTACAAAGATCAGACCTTTTGAGAATCTTCTTTTCAGCTTAGAAGTGATTTGTTTTGTGGGTGTCCAAAATTTGTTATGACAGAACTGTAACATGAAAGGTAAGATACTAAGATGATATCTATGACACTTAtttataatgattaaatattgtaAGAGGATAAAAAGTGCAAGGGTTGAGGTGGGCTGCAGTCACTATCTTGCTACTGAAAGTTTAGGTTCGCACTTACGCTTTTGGGCCCACTTGTACTAAGAAAGTTGCACTTTTCACattataaaaagttaaagtAGTCGAAGTATATTTTGTACAAGTGTTTATATTAGTAGATATTATAATAGTAGTCGcgctttaaaataaaatcataaaaccaaTAAAATTTTGTCGAATCTTATATTTTACGTATATTATCataatctaaatctaaatacatattttacatCATTATTTGTGTTCAAaagtattttcaaaataataaacaatgctTGTTTTTTCTTAAGATATATTCCCTTGTCCCCAAGTAGTTTACCTTGAGTACAAGAGTTTTGCATGTATTCTAGTGTTCCCGGAAAACATAGTCCTGTAACtcattttttaatcatttttttttaaaaataaaaatttgatgtttgaatttttttatacaaaaagaaaatctcaaaaataagttatggaactatgttttataagttttaaaattcatatCGAGTAATAAAAatactgtaaagaaatgagagtgaCGGAGTGAGTATAACTAATAATAGACTGCCTGCCGAAGTACCTATGTCAATgtgaaattttcttttaaatatagtAAATCTTTATTTTAGGTTTAAAAAAAACCTGAGCCAAACATGTCTAATCTGATTTTGAGTTTTTACGCATTAAtcctgaaaaaaataaattgaatgaCTCATGCAGTTCAACAATTTAGAGCATAACGATGACGTGCATGAAATATCAAATGATACTCTTTCTGTTTGCATTTATATAGATGGTTTAATTTTACGTATTACTGCTGTCTCCTGACTTGTtagtttatattaatattttaagaaaaggtGAACAAAAATtgttatacatatttatttatgaaaaaaaataaaaaataagttaaattatCGATGCGAGACTCATGAAAATGTATAGATTAATGTATTGTACAGTTTAACTACCAAAACCAAACAGAATCACCcaacttcttcatcatcatgtaCCTCTTGCGATTAGGAATTGAAGTTGATAGATGGCTAATTGTTGGTACTCTAATTCATAACCAAACCAGCGGcatattaatttgttaaaaatatcTAGCTACTTTGAAAGGGTAAACAAGTTTGGTGACAAAATTTAGAGTTAACATAATAAattgattattattaatttttatttgtgtttttatcGAAAAAGGGTAGAGCAGAAGCTCCTCTTGATTTCTTATTGAACATTCACTATCATATTTTGCTGTATCTTGTGacatgaaaaaaatgaatttttgtttaatcaagttcaaatttcttttgatgactcaaatatttcaaaatataaaaattatggcAACCTAATCTTTTTTCCAGttgaaaacatttttaattTGGTCATTCATTTAAACTATAGGTTTAATAAATTTCGGGATTAGCAAAAAGTGAACGGatgaatgtaaaataaatacttCTTGTGGTTAATTATATAAGTCGTTTATATATTGAAGAGGTTTGATCATATAtctaaatttgatatttttaattttttgtgaataaaaatatttgtgttatatttttttcagaaaatgatttcttttaaaaaaatcaacataTGATCAAATCTatatgtaaaaagtcaaactaCTTGTATAGTGGATATGAGTGAGTACTCAGTTCATGTTTATTACTCCCTTCCTCTGTTTCTTAATACTTTTCTCGTTTCTCTTTTCACATTTGCcgacacacacttttgatcattaatatctttaatttcatactagtattaaatataaaaacttcactgtattaaagtactcacaaatacgaatccaacaagatcactcgtgactatatttagtattatagattagatgtaaattaataatttatcttatgTTAGGAACGATACCGATATATCAAAGGAGAGAAGcttttagagacggagggagtattgataCACGCTAAAAAGTTGTCTTTTTTTCATGAACTGACAGGTGGCTGTCAGTTTTATTTCCCTTTAAAGACGATGACATGATAACATAAAACATGCCAAAAAAGGCATTAGAACTATTGTCAGTTTTTTCAAAATAGTGAACTAGGTACAGATGAGTAAAGAAAACTGAAACACGCTTTTTCAGCTAATTCTTGATTTCTGTCGTTATTAAGACATTAAACCAAACCGTTAACCATACGTGATCTATGTGTTTTATAATGAAGTTTCATGTACTTAATTAGAGTTGCTCCACGTCAATTCAGTCCAATAATAAACTTCCGGAATGATCACGGCATAGCTTGGCATTATATCGAACGAGTCACTCCGTCAAGTTTTCGATATTTTTTAGATCGGCaagtttgaatttaaaatttaggataaAGTGCCTCAACTCTCAGttaatattatcaaattttatatcaaattatttattaatgacCAAGTTGGATCACTATGAAGTTGAACAATGATAATtttactttttgaaaattatagacTTTTGGCTTTTGTTGGAAGATTAGAAATTTAGGTACGATGTCTCACAGTAACAGTTTGGCTCTTCCTATATTATCTTTTGCTGGGAATTATAAGAGTTTATTTAAATTGGAATGTAATCAGtgaatttttttacaataaatcgATGAAGCTAAAATTGGTAAGTGTGTTTTGTCAATTGTGATGTTGAGTGGCCTCAACTCTCAAGCAATCTGGTAATTCTGGTTAACTAATAGACCATTACCAGAAACAAAGTACCAACAAATTACAGATATTTTGCCCTCTACACATTTTTGCCATGGGTTTCTATCCACCAACTTTATAGTTTTCCTAAAACTAGCATAAAATTTTTCAGATAATTAATGTACTTGTGCACTTTCTGTTGTGGCACGGCTTAATATTGCAGACAGAGTCTAGTAACAGAGTTAGTTTTCTCTGATTACACTCCGAGTCCGAGCATGTGCTGAACTCGACTAAGTCTAGTAACAGAGGCAGTTTTCTCTGGTTCTAGCTGTCTTAGTCGTCGATCCGAGCATGTGCTCAACTCGACTAAAACCCAAGAGGGGTTCAAACATGTTGAAACGTAACATAGAGTAATGCAAGTGCTAATAACTCGACTCAGATTACCTCACACTGCAAACTCTTGCTACAATCATCTGAATTCTGAACTGAACTTGGTTAACTCTGCAACATGTAGATGGATGTATGAATAATACTCATGTAAAATACCAAGAAAGTGAACAATGTGACGACAAAGTAGACCTAACATCAATAACCAAAGTTAAAAGGCAAGGGCAAGGACAAATACCAAAATTCACAACCTAGAGGAGATTCACAGATACCTGCTTACACAAGGCTAGTTGTTAGCACACAAGTTATGTTgtcaatgatgatgatgattacgTCGACTGTGATATATCAGCAGAAACCGTGAGGTCAAGTTTGGCGACCTCAAGTTTCGTGAGGCAGTGCAATGCACATCCCAACTGAAGCGATATTTTGATCTAAAGGAATGGAAGGAAGCTAGGAAATCATCTAGCTACTAGCACAAGAAATAGAAAAAAACAATGAATATCATCCACTGCCTAATAAAAGAGTTCAACTCCCTTTGGTCAAAAGGAATGGAAAGAAACTTGAAACATCTCCCAAACTAACTTCAACTAGGGTGCCTTTATTAGGGGTGCCAATCCAAACTGAAATAATAGTTCCAACCTGTTTTAGCAATAGCAAAGTGATGAAACTAGGAACGTCTACTCAACAAACCTCGAAACTACTATTCAACACATAAAAGACAAGTTTTGCATGTGATCTTATTGGTACTTTTTCCATTCATTTCCTCTCCATTCTACAAAACTACAAATTACATATTTGACTTCATAATTCACATACATGAAAGATATTTATCAAGTTCTTAGGCAGTAGCTACAAAAAAAGTACATAGACGAGGTGAACGTTCCAGATTCATTTCCTCATTACAAAGAAAGACAATAGTTCGCACCACATCTTGGATCACAGAAAAAAACACACAACCTCAAATAAATGAGAAGTAGAAAAATGAAATCTGGAAGGGTAGCATTTAAACAGCAAATACAAAAGCAACATGCCAACAACGATTCTTAGCAGCAACAACTCTACGACGCTGCCCAAAAATTCATAATCAATGCCATAACCATACTGTATCACAAACAGATGAAGTTGCTGCCAAAATCTATAGCTACCGACAAGGCACAGCTTGACTTGTTACTATCAGGTATGCTGCCAGAAATTTGTTCACCGTGCAGGAAAAAAGTAAAGCACCATAATAGATAtagataatttaaaaaaactgttattatataataatttaattaggtATTGACTATTACTCATAATACAGAAAAGATACTCGAAATACCAATTATCTGAAGTGTTCCTACGTAGTAATACAATAATACGGCTTTTCATGTGCGAACAGCAGCACTTGCAGCAAGGCATGTTGCTTGCAGCATATGTATGAATAAGTGGAACATCATATAATACAGATAATTAACTAATGTTCTACTTTTGccatagtaatatatttttcagtttccGACTATAATCACTTAATAAGTAACAAGTGCAATTCTCAAGTGCATCCCCAGCATTTCgtagtttcatatttcataCCATCTCTGTATGATCGGTTTTGTCCTGGCTGCTAGTCTCAGCAGTGGTGCCCTTATCCTTTTTATGACCTCTTCCAAGGAAAAGTCTTACCCTGCGCTTGGGTTTTACATTTGTTCCATCCTGATCTGCTTCCTGACCAGTTTGAATAACTTCCAAATACAGAACCTTCACTAAATTCCTGAAACGACGCCTAAATGTTGGCATTCGTGACATGAAAGCAACAATACCCTGCAGTCTGTCGCAAAACAATTATGATTTAGATATCTCTGGGATCCGCTTGACACTTTATTAACAATTAAGAACTATAACCACTTGCAACATAATGAATATATAGTGTAATGAAATGGTTTCATGACACCACTCTGAAATCAGCACACCGCAAATAACTCAAATAATAAATACCATACATGTAATTAGTCAAATTAAACTTGCAGGACTAGTAACACCAAAGTTCGAACAACTTTAAAGAGATATATGTTTGATGTAGTCTAAAATGTATCTAATAGTGTTCTGTAcatctttattttgtttaagaAATTGCTGCAACATAGAAAGCAATTCAGAAATTTTCAGGattcatatttatttgtatcttaAAAAGAACCCcccaccccccacccccccccaaaaaaaaaaaataataataattaacacaGAAATGGACCTAGTATTGTGCAATCACACCGACTACCACATGAGGttcttataaaatttgatttgtttGGTATACTTAAAGAGCAATGAGGAAACATATATGATATAGTGAGACAAATCTTTTACTACGTTTTACCTCCTAATTATTGATTGCAATTGTGCTCTTCTCACGGTATCAGATGATGGAAAACCAGAGTCATTCCAATCCTcagttttttcatttttgtagCCCATTACAAGCTTTCTAAGACAGATTTCTTCATTTGATTCTAACTTCATTCCCTTGATTTGCTCCTTCATGATTAATAAAGGTCCAACAAACCACTCAAACATCTTATCCCTAGGCCAATTAGTCGCTGTTAGCTGGATGTCATCAGCTGAAAAGTGAAAAGTAATATGATTATTGTAACTACAACTAAAGATTATATAAAGGAAAAATCAAAGATGAAGAGTTTAGGAAGACATACAAATCAACAAACCAggagattctgactttgcagaaGCAAGCAAACACTGCAGAATGGTCCAGGT of Daucus carota subsp. sativus chromosome 3, DH1 v3.0, whole genome shotgun sequence contains these proteins:
- the LOC108211305 gene encoding zinc finger protein CONSTANS-LIKE 9 translates to MGYMCDFCGEERSMVYCQSDAACLCLSCDRTVHSANPLSRRHPRTLICERCNLQPAFVRCVEESSSLCQNCDWVAHVNASGHKREAVKCYSGCPSANELSNIWSFLLDLPSALASTCEQGLSSMSIADDSLTNANAPARSNKDKGLSISVTDLQNVNSSKDWKSPSTPQLDEKFVHQQSVFTKPTSSKSGADELELYEDDFHEDFNMDELDSNIERCEELFGVGNNDPQQFFDNSGIDGLFEMKGMTGANTISPSAYVAEGSLIGLENVMKPTGSNASCADFMMSCKTNPSGCFGRQLSNISFSGVAGENINASDDQIADASAMLLMGEPPPWCSQGSESSLTSDTRNSAVQRYKEKKKTRKFDKRVRYETRKARADVRKRVKGRFIKAGDAFDYDPMTKT